The following DNA comes from Microbacterium wangchenii.
GGCGATCGCGATGGACTGGGGCGAGATCACCTTGCCGGTGTTGCCACCCGCCGTGTTCCCGGCGACGGTGAGCGCCGGATCGGCGCCGATCCCCTCCGCGGTGACCACCTGCAGCGGCGCGAAGAGTGTGTTGTTGTTGACGACGGAGCCGGTGAGGAACACCCCGATCCAGCCGATGATGGGTGCCAGCAGTGGTACGACGGGGCCGAGTGCGGCCAGCGCCGACCCCATGGAGCTCGACCCGCCGGAGTAGTTCGCGATGTTCGCGAGCGCCAGGATGAGCGCGATCAGCACGAGCGCCTGCCACAGGGTGCGCAGCGTCCCCCCGAGCTCGCGGAACAGCACCTTCGCGTCGATGTTCGGTGTCGTCAGCGCCGACACGATCACCGCCAGGAGGATCGCCGTGCCGGTGGCGTTCAGCGGCGTGAAGTCCCACGTGGCGGTCACCGGATCGCCCGCGGCGTTGGCGATCTCCCCGGTGAGCCCGGGGATCGCGAAGGGGAAGACGGCACCGGCGAGCGGGCCGCCGGCCGAGAACAGACCCTTGAACGCCGGGAGGCTCCAGATGAGGACGAACGCGGTGAGGATGTAGAAGGGGCTCCACGCGACCGCGATCGCCCGGACGCCGTGCCGCTCGATCACGGGCGCCGCGCCGCCGTCCTCGCGGAAGTGGCTGCGGGGCTGCCACACCCGTCCGAGCGCGAACAGGGCCACCATCGCCCCCAGACCCGCGCCGATGTCGGCCAGCTCCGGGCCGAGGAACCACAGCACGCCGCCCTGGATGCCGTTGAAGACGATCGTCACGGTGAGGGTCGCCGGCAGCGTCTCCTTCAGGCCTCGCCATCCGTCCAGGATCATCACGAGCAGGAACGGGATCAGGATCGTCAACGGCTGGAGGATCACGACCATCGACCGCGACAGGATCGTGAGGTCGATGCCGGTGACCTGCGACGCCACGATCACCGGGATGCCGATGGCGCCGTACGCGCCGGCTGCGGCGTTGGCGACGAGGCAGATCATGGCCGCCTTGACCGGGCGGAAACCCAGCTGCACGAGCAGGGCGGCGCAGATGGCGATGGGCACGCCGAACCCGGCGGCGCCTTCGAGGAAGGCCCCGAAGGCGAAGCTGATGAGGAGCACCTGGATGCGCTGGTCGGGCGATATCCCGCCGATCGACGAGCGGATGACATCGAACCTGCCACTGGCGACGGCGAGACGGTACAGCCACACCGCCATGACGATGATGTAGGCGATCGGCCAGATCGCCGTGAGCACACCGATCAGACCCGCACCGGCCACGGCCGATCCCGGCATCCCGAACGCCCAGAGGGCGACGACGATCTCAGCGACCAGCGCGATGACCGCGGCGATGATGCCCTTGAGCTTGAGCACCACGAGGCAGAACAGGAACAGCAGGATCGGGATCGCCGCCACGAGCGCCGACAGCCACAAACTCCCGAGAGGGTCGGTCGTCTGCTCCCACATCGCCGCCTCCGCTCGTGCGGATTCGTCCCGCGGTCCACAAAGTACCCGGGGCGGCGGCCGGGGTCACCCCCTGGCGGTGCCGGCGGGACGAACGACCCGGATCAGACCCCGGGGTACTGGCGCTCGGTGGCCCCGGTGTACAGCTGCTGCGGGCGCCCGATCTTCGTCTGCGCGTCGCCCTGCATCTCGCGCCAGTGCGCGAGCCAGCCCGGAAGACGGCCGATGGCGAAGAGCACCGTGAACATGCGGGTCGGGAAGCCCATCGCCTTGTAGATGACGCCCGTGTAGAAGTCCACGTTCGGGTAGAGGCGACGTTCCTTGAAGTAGTCGTCGCTGAGGGCGATCTCCTCGAGCTCCTTCGCCAGGTCCAGCAGCGGGTCGCTCACGCCGAGGGCTTCGAGCACCTCGTCGGCCGACTCCTTGACGAGCTTGGCGCGGGGGTCGTAGTTCTTGTAGACCCGGTGGCCGAAGCCCATGAGCTTGACCCCGTCCTCCTTGTTCTTCACCCGCTCCACGAACCGCTCGACACTCTCGCCGGAATCGCGGATGCGTCCGAGCATGTCGAGCACGGCCTCGTTCGCGCCGCCGTGCAGCGGCCCGTAGAGCGCGTTGATGCCGGCCGAGATGGAGGAGAACTGGTTGGCCCCCGTCGACCCGACCAGCCGCACCGTGGAGGTGGACGCGTTCTGCTCGTGGTCTTCGTGCAGGATGAGCAGCCGCTCCAGGGCGCGCGACATCACCGCGTTGACGTCGTAGTCCTCGCTGAGCACTCCGAAGTTGAGCTTGAGGAAGTTGTCCACGAAGCCGAGGGAGTTGTCGGGGTACAGGAAAGCCTGCCCGACGCTCTTCTTGTGCGCGTAGGCGGCGATCACCGGGAGCTTGGCCAGCATCCGCACGGTGTTCAGCTCGACGTGCTCGGGGTTGTGGGGGTCGGACTCGTTCTCGTAGTACGTCGAGAGGGCCGCCGTGGCCGCCGAGAGCACCGACATCGGGTGCGCGGTGTGCGGGAGGGCGGAGAAGAAGCGCTTGAGGTCTTCGTGCAGCAGCGTGTGACGGCGGATGCGCTCGTCGAAGGCGGACAGTTCGTCGGCGGTGGGCAGCTCGCCGTAGATCAGCAGCCACGCCACCTCGAGGTACGTGCTGTTCTTGGCCAGCTGCTCGATCGGATAGCCGCGGTAGCGGAGGATCCCCTGGTCGCCGTCGATGAAGGTGATCGCCGACTTCGTGGCCGCGGTGTTGACGAAGCCGTAGTCCAGCGTCGTGTGGCCGGTCTGCCGCATGAAGGTCGAGATGTCGACACTCGGCGTGCCGTCGGTGCCGTTCAGCACCGGGAATTCAGCCGTCCGATCACCCACCGTGAAGGTGGCCTTCTGATCCTGGTTTCCCGCGTCGCTCACTGCGCCTCCTTGCGATTTCTGGTCGCGCCCATCAGGTCGCCCCGGAGGCGGGTCGGTGCTCGCCGGGTCGGCACGGACGACGCGGAAGGTCACCTCATCCCCGTGCTCGTACAGCCTAATGTGCCCGCGCGGGTACTGCGGACACGGCCAAAGGAACGGCCGTCCTGATGGCTCGGGTCGCCAACGCCTACCGTCCGCGGAGGCGCTCGGCGGCGGCAGCGACGCGCTCGTCCGACGCCGTGAGCGAGATCCGGACGTGCTGCGGGAAGTGCGGACCGTAGAAGTGCCCCGGTCCGGCGAGGATCCCCAGTTCCGCCAGGCCGTCCATGCTCACCCACGCGTCGCGGCCCTCGGTGGCCCACAGGTAGAGGCCGCCCTCGCTCGCATCGATGCGGAAGCCCGCGTCCTCGAGAGCGGGCTTGAGCAGCATCCGCCGCGCCCGGTACCGCTCTTTCTGCTCCTGCACGTGCCGGTCGTCGGAGAGAGCGGCCGTCATGGCGGCTTGCACGGGCGCCGGCGGCATGAGCCCGAGGTGGCGCCGCGCGGTCAGCAGCCGGTCGACGAGGGCCGGATCTCCCGCGACGAACGCGGCGCGGTACCCGGCGAGGTTCGACTGCTTGCTCAGCGAATAGACCGACAGCAGCCCGGTGAGATCTCCACCGGTCACGCGCGGGTCCAGGACGCTCGGGACGGGCTGATCCTGCCACGGCCCCTCCCAGCCCAGTTCGGCGTAGCACTCGTCCGAGGCCAGCACGATCCCGCGCTCCCGCGCCGCGTCTGCGGCACGGCGGAGGGCGGGGACGTCCAGCACGCGGCCGTCGGGGTTGCCCGGCGAGTTGAGCCACACCAGCCGCGTGGCCGCCGGCCACTCGTCCGGGTCGTCGGCGGCGACGGGGGCGGCTCCCACCACGCGGGCCCCGACGTCGTACGTCGGATAGGCGGCGCGCGGGTGCACGACGACATCCCCCGGGCCGAGATCCAGCAGCAGGGGCAGCAGGGCCACGAGCTCTTTCGACCCCACGGTGGGGATGACGTGCGCCGCCGTGAGGGCGGGCACCGCCCTGCGGCGCTCGTACCATGCAGCGATCGCGTCACGCAGGGCAGCGGTGCCCGAGGTGAGCGGGTAGGAGTGGGCGTCGGTGGCGCGGGCCAGCGCGGCCGCGACGACGTCGGGAGTGGGGTCGACGGGCGAGCCGATCGACAGATCCACGATGCCGCCGGGGTGGCGACGCGCCTTCTCGGCGTACGGGGCGACGGCGTCCCACGGGTAGTCCGCCAGTTCGGCGACCCCCATCAGCGGGGGCTCACTCGCCCTGCGGCGGCAGCGCCGAGATGACGGGGTGATCCTTGTGGATGACCCCCACCTTCGCCGCACCGCCGGGCGAGCCGATGTCGTCGAAGAACTCCACGTTCGCCTTGTAGTAGTCCGACCACTCCTCGGGGAGATCGTCCTCGTAGTAGATCGCCTCGACGGGGCAGACCGGCTCGCACGCACCGCAGTCGACGCATTCGTCCGGGTGGATGTAGAGCGAGCGTTCGCCCTCGTAGATGCAATCCACGGGGCACTCGTCGATGCACGCACGGTCTTTGACATCCACGCACGGGAGGGCGATCACATACGTCACGCATCCAGTCTACGTGGGCTCGCGGGGGCCGGCGGCCCCGAGGCGCGGAGGTGCGAGAGGTCGGGCCAGGCGACCACGATCGCGACCAGGACCGGCACCGCAAGCGTCCACGTGAGCGGGATCCACTCCGTCGCCGGGGACGCGGGGGCCACGATCGCCGATCCGCCGGGTCCGACGTTGCTGAACAGCAGGGTGGCCGCCACGACGCCCAGGCCCCCGGCCAGCGCGGTCCACCGATCCCCCGTCAAGGTGCGGAAGGCGACCAGCAGCGCGCCCGTGCCCACGATCGCCAGCACGAGTCCCAGCGGCAGGCCGGCGACGGTGTAGGCGTGCGCGACGGTCGCCGCGGTGCCGTACACGGCGCCGATGACCAGCGACAGGGTCCAGGTCAGGACGCGTGCTGCCAGCACGGGGAACGCCGGGGAGGTCACCGCGACAGTCTAGGCGCCGCGATCATGCCGCCCATCCCCACAGCCGCAGCAGCGCCGCCGTGACGGCGGCGGCCACGACGACGACCAGGAACGGCGCGCGCACCGCGAGCAGGCCGCCGGCCACGAGCACCGCCGGGATGCGCGCATCCACGACGACGGCCTGACCGGCTCCGAGGGTCTGCACCGCCACGAGCGCCGCGAGCAGCGCCACGGTGAGCAGGTCGGCGATGCGGGCGGGGCGCGGCGCCTCCACCCAGCGGGCGGGCAGGAGGTATCCGACCGCCTTCAGCGCGACACAGATCACGGAGGCCAGGAGGACGGCGTTCCACAGGGTCACGGGAGCCCCTCTCGCTCGGGCACGTCCGGCGGCTCGGGCGCCGGACGCTCGGATCGCCCCAGCCAGTTGAACCAGCCGACCACCACCGCCACCGCTGCCGCGACGATGACGGGCAGACCCGGCATGAGGCCCGGGGTGAGGACCGCGGCGAGAACGGCGGCCGCCGCCCCCACCG
Coding sequences within:
- a CDS encoding L-lactate permease; translated protein: MWEQTTDPLGSLWLSALVAAIPILLFLFCLVVLKLKGIIAAVIALVAEIVVALWAFGMPGSAVAGAGLIGVLTAIWPIAYIIVMAVWLYRLAVASGRFDVIRSSIGGISPDQRIQVLLISFAFGAFLEGAAGFGVPIAICAALLVQLGFRPVKAAMICLVANAAAGAYGAIGIPVIVASQVTGIDLTILSRSMVVILQPLTILIPFLLVMILDGWRGLKETLPATLTVTIVFNGIQGGVLWFLGPELADIGAGLGAMVALFALGRVWQPRSHFREDGGAAPVIERHGVRAIAVAWSPFYILTAFVLIWSLPAFKGLFSAGGPLAGAVFPFAIPGLTGEIANAAGDPVTATWDFTPLNATGTAILLAVIVSALTTPNIDAKVLFRELGGTLRTLWQALVLIALILALANIANYSGGSSSMGSALAALGPVVPLLAPIIGWIGVFLTGSVVNNNTLFAPLQVVTAEGIGADPALTVAGNTAGGNTGKVISPQSIAIAAGAVGLSGRESEILRASILYSLGMLAVICLWSFTLYLVF
- a CDS encoding AzlD domain-containing protein, with protein sequence MTLWNAVLLASVICVALKAVGYLLPARWVEAPRPARIADLLTVALLAALVAVQTLGAGQAVVVDARIPAVLVAGGLLAVRAPFLVVVVAAAVTAALLRLWGWAA
- a CDS encoding citrate synthase yields the protein MSDAGNQDQKATFTVGDRTAEFPVLNGTDGTPSVDISTFMRQTGHTTLDYGFVNTAATKSAITFIDGDQGILRYRGYPIEQLAKNSTYLEVAWLLIYGELPTADELSAFDERIRRHTLLHEDLKRFFSALPHTAHPMSVLSAATAALSTYYENESDPHNPEHVELNTVRMLAKLPVIAAYAHKKSVGQAFLYPDNSLGFVDNFLKLNFGVLSEDYDVNAVMSRALERLLILHEDHEQNASTSTVRLVGSTGANQFSSISAGINALYGPLHGGANEAVLDMLGRIRDSGESVERFVERVKNKEDGVKLMGFGHRVYKNYDPRAKLVKESADEVLEALGVSDPLLDLAKELEEIALSDDYFKERRLYPNVDFYTGVIYKAMGFPTRMFTVLFAIGRLPGWLAHWREMQGDAQTKIGRPQQLYTGATERQYPGV
- the fdxA gene encoding ferredoxin; translated protein: MTYVIALPCVDVKDRACIDECPVDCIYEGERSLYIHPDECVDCGACEPVCPVEAIYYEDDLPEEWSDYYKANVEFFDDIGSPGGAAKVGVIHKDHPVISALPPQGE
- a CDS encoding histidinol dehydrogenase, which codes for MTSPAFPVLAARVLTWTLSLVIGAVYGTAATVAHAYTVAGLPLGLVLAIVGTGALLVAFRTLTGDRWTALAGGLGVVAATLLFSNVGPGGSAIVAPASPATEWIPLTWTLAVPVLVAIVVAWPDLSHLRASGPPAPASPRRLDA
- the dapC gene encoding succinyldiaminopimelate transaminase, which encodes MGVAELADYPWDAVAPYAEKARRHPGGIVDLSIGSPVDPTPDVVAAALARATDAHSYPLTSGTAALRDAIAAWYERRRAVPALTAAHVIPTVGSKELVALLPLLLDLGPGDVVVHPRAAYPTYDVGARVVGAAPVAADDPDEWPAATRLVWLNSPGNPDGRVLDVPALRRAADAARERGIVLASDECYAELGWEGPWQDQPVPSVLDPRVTGGDLTGLLSVYSLSKQSNLAGYRAAFVAGDPALVDRLLTARRHLGLMPPAPVQAAMTAALSDDRHVQEQKERYRARRMLLKPALEDAGFRIDASEGGLYLWATEGRDAWVSMDGLAELGILAGPGHFYGPHFPQHVRISLTASDERVAAAAERLRGR